In Capsicum annuum cultivar UCD-10X-F1 chromosome 7, UCD10Xv1.1, whole genome shotgun sequence, one genomic interval encodes:
- the LOC124885675 gene encoding uncharacterized protein LOC124885675 yields MMIDKAVIVATSSNHAEIIAIYEASRECIWLRSVVHSIKERYLKLDIKVPTVIFKDNAACIAQLKIGFINGDRTKHISSKLFFPHDLQKNSDNDVQQIRSCDNPTNLFTQSLPTSTFEKMVHNIGMLRLNKLN; encoded by the coding sequence ATGATGATCGACAAAGCTGTCATCGTTGCTACTTCTtctaatcatgctgagataatagcaaTCTATGAAGCTAGTAGAGAATGCATATGGCTGAGATCAGTAgtacattccatcaaagagagatACTTGAAGCTTGATATCAAGGTACCTACAGTCATATTCAAAGacaatgcagcatgcatagctcaACTAAAAATAGGCTttataaatggagatagaacgaagcacatttcgtcAAAGTTATTCTTCCCGCACGATCTTCAGAAGAATAGTGATAATGATGTGCAGCAGATCCGTTCTTGTGACAATCCAACAAATTTGTTCACCCAATCTTTACCAACTTCAACCTTTGAGAAGATGGTACATAATATTGGAATGCTAAGACTGAATAAGTTGAATTGA